A single genomic interval of Daucus carota subsp. sativus chromosome 1, DH1 v3.0, whole genome shotgun sequence harbors:
- the LOC108217594 gene encoding uncharacterized protein LOC108217594 has translation MRTRSQTRKEALVKAEVTVSNTMGEQPAAATDTKALKAFSEPKINDVQSTIVSPAIAAKTFEIKPGTIQMVRNSVQFGGAPTEDLNMHIQDFIEICDTFKFNGSITTWEDLAQNFLTKFFPMAKTAAIRNSITQFSQPSVEILCEPWERYKEMLRKCPHHGMLYWMVINCLYNGLGPRSRPMLDAASGGALWAKINEVAYELIEMMAANDYQNPTQRLHQGKAAGILDVDATTAIAAQLKALTMKMDSLANLGVQQPPTVCEICAGTHSTYECAISSESAQFVSNFQSDTNANPGKKEVKEQVQAITLRSGKDTKKQESAVEQNKEESNQQEETPVLSSESESGKNVVGADLNKSNVEESKDSPEKSAPKHDDGVKQVYPPPPYPKRLQKQKLDKQFAKFLEVFKKLQIKIPFAEALQQMSSYAKFMKDILSRKLKLEELETVALTEECSTVLQQKLSPKLKDPGSFTIPCTIGKLSFDKLTRRIDVMHDIHRRFDEDLTQALGSAFRAFGVEVDWSVFGAGMVYRPAEEGDPVDF, from the exons atgcgaacacgttctcaaaCTCGTAAGGAAGCATTGGTAAAAGCAGAAGTGACAGTGAGCAATACAATGGGTGAACAACCAGCAGCAGCAACAGATACTAAAGCACtgaaggctttctctgagccgaAAATAAATGACGTTCAATCTACAATTGTAAGTCCAGCCATCGCGGCTAAGACTTTTGAGATCAAACCgggcactattcagatggttcGAAACTCAGTTCAGTTTGGGGGTGCTCCGACGGAAGATCTTAATATGCATATTCAagatttcatcgaaatctgcgatactttcaagttcaatg gatctattacgacatgggaggatttGGCTCAGAATTTTCTTACTAAattcttccctatggccaaaacagctgcaatcaggaatTCTATCACTCAATTTTCTCAGCCGTCTGTTGAAATTCTATGTGAAccttgggaacgctacaaggagatgcttcgaaagtgtCCTCATCATGGGATGCTGTATTGGATGGTGATAAATTGTTTGTATAATGGCCTGGGACCTCGATcgagacctatgcttgatgcagcatcaggtggagctctatgggctaagatCAATGAGGtagcttatgagttgatcgagatgatggcggCGAATGACTATCAGAATCCTACGCAGCGTCTTCATCAAGGCAAAGCAGCAGGAATTCTGGATGTGGATGCTACTACagccatagctgctcagctgaaagctcttactatgaaAATGGATTCCTTAGCAAACTTGGGAGTTCAGCAGCCACCTACTGTTTGTGAGATTTGTGCGGGTACACATTCTACTTATGAGTGTGCCATATCTAGTGAAtcagctcagtttgtgagcaattttcAGAG tgatactaATGCCAATCCGGGAAAGAAGGAAGTAAAAGAACAGGTACAAGCAATCACCCTTAGGTCTGGGAAGGATACGAAGAAACAAGAATCAGCAGTAGAGCAGAACAAAGAAGAGAGCAATCAGCAGGAagaaacacccgtgctctccTCTGAGTCAGAAAGTGGAAAAAATGTTGTTGGGGCTGATCTAAATAAAAGCAACGTGGAAGAAAGCAAGGATTCACCTGAAAAATCTGCTCCTAAACATGATGATGGAGTCAAGCAAGTGTATCCACCTCCCCCATATCCGAAAAGACTTCAGAAGCAGAAACTCGACAAGCAATTCGcaaaatttctagaggttttcaagaaattgcaGATCAAGATCCCTTTTGCGGAAGCACTACAACAAATGTCGAGCTATGCTAAGTTCATGAAGGATATTCTATCTCGAAAATTGAAGCTCGAGGAGTTGGAGACTGTTGCTTTAACGGAAGAGTGCAGTACGGTGCTACAACAGAAATTGTCTCCTAAACTCAAAGATCCGGGGAGTTTCACAATACCATGCACTATTGGCAAGTTATCTTTCGACAA GTTGACTCGGCGTATAGATGTCATGCATGACATTCATCGCCGTTTTGATGAGGATTTGACACAAgctcttgggagtgcttttcgagccTTTGGTGTTGAAGTTGATTGGTCAGTGTTTGGAGCTGGCATGGTGTATCGGCCGGCCGAGGAGGGTGATCCTGTCGACTTCTAG